In the genome of Hippoglossus hippoglossus isolate fHipHip1 chromosome 12, fHipHip1.pri, whole genome shotgun sequence, one region contains:
- the abl1 gene encoding tyrosine-protein kinase ABL1 isoform X1, whose protein sequence is MGQQPGKFVGDQRRPSLPAFIKGGKRESSRHGTQPCNVFTVHEALQRPDFEGQGLTEAARWNSKENLLAGPSENDPNLFVALYDFVASGDNTLSITKGEKLRVLGYNHNGEWCEAQTKNGQGWVPSNYITPVNSLEKHSWYHGPVSRNAAEYLLSSGINGSFLVRESESSPGQRSISLRYEGRVYHYRINTASDGKLYVSSESRFNTLAELVHHHSTVADGLITTLHYPAPKRNKPTIYGVSPNYDKWEMERTDITMKHKLGGGQYGEVYEGVWKKYNLTVAVKTLKEDTMEVEEFLKEAAVMKEIKHPNLVQLLGVCTREPPFYIITEFMTHGNLLDYLRECNREEVNAVVLLHMATQISSAMEYLEKKNFIHRDLAARNCLVGENHLVKVADFGLSRLMTGDTYTAHAGAKFPIKWTAPESLAYNKFSIKSDVWAFGVLLWEIATYGMSPYPGIDLSQVYELLEKDYRMDRPEGCPEKVYELMRACWRWNPSERPSFAETHQAFETMFQESSISDEVEKELGKKGKKSTLGPTQKAPELPTKTRTLRKNMDNRDGDSPDPTDPEAAVSSPMLPRKARPLLDNNLNEDDRLLPKDKDKTRGSGLLSLIKKKKKNAPAPPKRSSSFREMDVHHDRRGVTPDLRDTDNFNNGASLAINDNTHGHDSSKFLNTNNNGPGGMTNGAPTYPGPLFPRKKGAPAVPGPGGKAATTPPSEEESMSNSKRFLWSSSMPSGSNGKEWRSVTLPRDLGQRHFDSGTFGGKPALPRKRTSEQKGENTPRMGTLTPPPRLTTSSDVSSAFLGKDTDPSPGSSPQALTPKAVRRPGLPGLENSKTSALHAELLKPNVFPAMGAAGEECRARRNKHAGDSSSVRERGKIQKPKPAPPPPPTNSKTGKISRSPTQDLPSPSSTTSDFKAKGLPSVSEPHHTTTASDQARSALSEGSKKLPLGSTSKPQPLKTSSSSPSVSTSLSSQSLGGFSSSLSSPGDQSSPTAFIPLVNTRRSLRKTAPRQASERTPNSAVTREMVLEGTELLRAAIYRNSEQTGSHSAVLEAGKNLSKYCVSYVDSIQQMRNKFAFREAINKLECSLRELQICPTATGGANSQQDFSKLLSSVKEISDIVQR, encoded by the exons aAGCTCTCCAAAGGCCAGACTTCGAGGGTCAGGGTCTGACAGAAGCGGCCCGGTGGAACTCCAAAGAGAATCTGTTGGCTGGACCCAGTGAGAATGACCCCAACCTGTTTGTGGCACTCTACGACTTTGTGGCCAGTGGCGACAACACACTCAGCATTACCAAAG GAGAGAAGCTGCGCGTGCTGGGTTACAACCACAATGGCGAGTGGTGCGAGGCACAGACCAAGAATGGCCAGGGTTGGGTGCCATCCAACTACATCACACCGGTCAACAGCCTGGAGAAGCACAGCTGGTACCACGGACCCGTGTCACGCAATGCTGCAGAGTACCTGCTCAGCTCGGGCATCAACGGAAGCTTTCTGGTCCGCGAGAGCGAGAGCAGCCCCGGTCAGAGGTCAATATCTCTGCGGTACGAGGGGAGAGTCTACCATTACAGGATTAACACTGCGTCTGATGGCAAG CTGTACGTCTCGTCAGAAAGCCGTTTCAACACACTGGCGGAGCTGGTGCACCACCACTCCACAGTGGCCGATGGCCTCATCACCACGCTACACTACCCGGCGCCGAAGCGCAACAAGCCTACCATCTACGGGGTTTCCCCCAACTATGATAAGTGGGAGATGGAGCGCACTGACATCACCATGAAGCACAAGCTGGGCGGGGGCCAGTACGGGGAGGTGTACGAGGGCGTGTGGAAGAAGTACAACCTCACCGTGGCCGTCAAGACACTCAAG GAGGACAcgatggaggtggaggagtttCTTAAAGAGGCTGCTGTTATGAAAGAGATCAAACACCCCAACCTTGTGCAATTGTTAg GTGTGTGTACACGGGAGCCACCGTTTTACATCATCACAGAGTTCATGACCCACGGGAACCTCCTCGACTACCTGAGAGAGTGCAATAGAGAGGAGGTGAACGCCGTGGTGCTGCTTCACATGGCCACGCAGATCTCCTCTGCCatggagtacctggagaaaaaaaactttatccACAG GGACTTAGCTGCCCGTAACTGTCTGGTTGGGGAGAACCACCTGGTGAAGGTGGCCGACTTTGGTCTGAGCAGGTTAATGACAGGAGACACCTACACAGCTCACGCCGGAGCCAAGTTCCCCATCAAGTGGACCGCTCCCGAGAGTCTGGCCTACAACAAGTTCTCCATTAAGTCTGACGTCTGGG CATTCGGTGTGCTGCTGTGGGAGATCGCCACCTACGGCATGTCTCCTTACCCCGGCATTGACCTGTCCCAGGTCTACGAGCTGCTGGAGAAAGACTATCGTATGGACCGACCCGAGGGCTGCCCCGAGAAGGTCTACGAGCTCATGAGGGCCT GTTGGAGGTGGAACCCTTCAGAACGCCCCTCCTTTGCTGAAACACACCAAGCTTTTGAAACCATGTTCCAGGAGTCCAGCATTTCTGATG AGGTGGAAAAGGAGCTGGGCAAGAAAGGGAAGAAGTCGACATTAGGCCCCACCCAGAAAGCTCCAGAGCTGCCCACCAAGACCAGAACCCTCCGCAAGAACATGGACAACCGGGATGGAGACAGTCCAG ACCCAACAGACCCAGAGGCAGCTGTGTCATCACCCATGCTTCCCAGGAAAGCGCGTCCCCTCCTGGACAACAACCTGAATGAGGATGACCGCTTGCTACCCAAAGACAAGGACAAGACCCGCGGCAGTGGTCTCCTCAGCCTcatcaagaaaaagaaaaagaacgcACCAGCTCCGCCCAAACGCAGCTCCTCTTTCAGAGAGATGGACGTCCACCATGACAGGAGGGGCGTGACTCCAGATCTTAGGGATACTGACAACTTCAACAATGGTGCATCTCTGGCCATTAATGACAACACGCATGGCCATGACTCCTCTAAGTTCCTGAATACTAACAATAATGGGCCAGGGGGCATGACCAACGGGGCTCCTACCTACCCAGGACCATTATTCCCCAGGAAGAAGGGAGCTCCTGCTGTGCCTGGCCCAGGAGGCAAGGCAGCTACCACACCACCAAGCGAGGAGGAATCCATGTCCAACTCCAAGCGTTTTCTCTGGTCCTCTAGCATGCCCTCTGGCTCGAATGGTAAAGAATGGAGGTCTGTCACCCTGCCACGAGACTTGGGCCAGCGCCACTTTGACTCAGGTACCTTCGGGGGCAAGCCAGCTCTGCCGCGCAAGAGAACCAGTGAGCAGAAAGGGGAGAACACCCCTCGGATGGGCACCCTGACGCCACCACCACGTCTGACCACCTCATCAGACGTTTCCTCTGCCTTCTTAGGCAAAGACACTGATCCCAGCCCTGGTTCCAGTCCTCAGGCTTTAACACCTAAGGCGGTCAGGAGACCAGGTTTACCGGGGCTGGAGAATTCCAAAACCAGCGCTCTGCACGCCGAGCTCCTCAAGCCCAATGTGTTCCCCGCTATGGGTGCAGCTGGAGAAGAGTGCAGGGCCCGCAGGAACAAGCACGCTGGGGACTCCTCATCTGTcagggaaagaggaaagataCAGAAACCCAAGCCAGCCCCGCCTCCGCCACCCACCAATTCCAAAACGGGCAAGATCTCCCGCAGCCCCACTCAAGATCTCCCTTCCCCCTCGTCCACCACTTCAGACTTCAAAGCTAAGGGTCTCCCCTCCGTCTCAGAGCCCCACCACACAACCACTGCCAGTGACCAAGCCCGTTCAGCACTCAGTGAGGGCTCCAAGAAGCTGCCTCTGGGCTCCACTTCCAAACCTCAACCGTTGaagacctcctcctcctccccctcagtgTCCACCTCCCTCTCTAGCCAGAGTCTAGgaggcttctcctcctccctctcctctcccggCGATCAGAGCTCGCCCACCGCTTTCATCCCCTTAGTGAACACTCGACGTTCCCTCCGCAAGACTGCGCCCCGCCAGGCCTCTGAGCGCACCCCCAACTCAGCCGTGACGCGCGAAATGGTGCTGGAGGGCACCGAGTTGCTCCGGGCTGCCATTTACCGCAACTCGGAGCAGACTGGCAGCCACAGCGCTGTGCTGGAGGCCGGCAAGAACCTGTCGAAATACTGCGTGAGCTACGTCGACTCCATCCAACAGATGAGGAACAAGTTCGCCTTCCGCGAGGCCATCAACAAGCTTGAGTGCAGCCTGCGGGAGCTGCAAATCTGCCCCACTGCCACAGGGGGCGCCAATTCACAGCAGGACTTCAGCAAGCTGCTGTCCTCTGTCAAAGAAATCAGTGACATCGTTCAGAGGTAG
- the abl1 gene encoding tyrosine-protein kinase ABL1 isoform X4, with amino-acid sequence MKMLEICLKLVGCKSKKGLSSSSSCYLEALQRPDFEGQGLTEAARWNSKENLLAGPSENDPNLFVALYDFVASGDNTLSITKGEKLRVLGYNHNGEWCEAQTKNGQGWVPSNYITPVNSLEKHSWYHGPVSRNAAEYLLSSGINGSFLVRESESSPGQRSISLRYEGRVYHYRINTASDGKLYVSSESRFNTLAELVHHHSTVADGLITTLHYPAPKRNKPTIYGVSPNYDKWEMERTDITMKHKLGGGQYGEVYEGVWKKYNLTVAVKTLKEDTMEVEEFLKEAAVMKEIKHPNLVQLLGVCTREPPFYIITEFMTHGNLLDYLRECNREEVNAVVLLHMATQISSAMEYLEKKNFIHRDLAARNCLVGENHLVKVADFGLSRLMTGDTYTAHAGAKFPIKWTAPESLAYNKFSIKSDVWAFGVLLWEIATYGMSPYPGIDLSQVYELLEKDYRMDRPEGCPEKVYELMRACWRWNPSERPSFAETHQAFETMFQESSISDEVEKELGKKGKKSTLGPTQKAPELPTKTRTLRKNMDNRDGDSPDPTDPEAAVSSPMLPRKARPLLDNNLNEDDRLLPKDKDKTRGSGLLSLIKKKKKNAPAPPKRSSSFREMDVHHDRRGVTPDLRDTDNFNNGASLAINDNTHGHDSSKFLNTNNNGPGGMTNGAPTYPGPLFPRKKGAPAVPGPGGKAATTPPSEEESMSNSKRFLWSSSMPSGSNGKEWRSVTLPRDLGQRHFDSGTFGGKPALPRKRTSEQKGENTPRMGTLTPPPRLTTSSDVSSAFLGKDTDPSPGSSPQALTPKAVRRPGLPGLENSKTSALHAELLKPNVFPAMGAAGEECRARRNKHAGDSSSVRERGKIQKPKPAPPPPPTNSKTGKISRSPTQDLPSPSSTTSDFKAKGLPSVSEPHHTTTASDQARSALSEGSKKLPLGSTSKPQPLKTSSSSPSVSTSLSSQSLGGFSSSLSSPGDQSSPTAFIPLVNTRRSLRKTAPRQASERTPNSAVTREMVLEGTELLRAAIYRNSEQTGSHSAVLEAGKNLSKYCVSYVDSIQQMRNKFAFREAINKLECSLRELQICPTATGGANSQQDFSKLLSSVKEISDIVQR; translated from the exons CTCTCCAAAGGCCAGACTTCGAGGGTCAGGGTCTGACAGAAGCGGCCCGGTGGAACTCCAAAGAGAATCTGTTGGCTGGACCCAGTGAGAATGACCCCAACCTGTTTGTGGCACTCTACGACTTTGTGGCCAGTGGCGACAACACACTCAGCATTACCAAAG GAGAGAAGCTGCGCGTGCTGGGTTACAACCACAATGGCGAGTGGTGCGAGGCACAGACCAAGAATGGCCAGGGTTGGGTGCCATCCAACTACATCACACCGGTCAACAGCCTGGAGAAGCACAGCTGGTACCACGGACCCGTGTCACGCAATGCTGCAGAGTACCTGCTCAGCTCGGGCATCAACGGAAGCTTTCTGGTCCGCGAGAGCGAGAGCAGCCCCGGTCAGAGGTCAATATCTCTGCGGTACGAGGGGAGAGTCTACCATTACAGGATTAACACTGCGTCTGATGGCAAG CTGTACGTCTCGTCAGAAAGCCGTTTCAACACACTGGCGGAGCTGGTGCACCACCACTCCACAGTGGCCGATGGCCTCATCACCACGCTACACTACCCGGCGCCGAAGCGCAACAAGCCTACCATCTACGGGGTTTCCCCCAACTATGATAAGTGGGAGATGGAGCGCACTGACATCACCATGAAGCACAAGCTGGGCGGGGGCCAGTACGGGGAGGTGTACGAGGGCGTGTGGAAGAAGTACAACCTCACCGTGGCCGTCAAGACACTCAAG GAGGACAcgatggaggtggaggagtttCTTAAAGAGGCTGCTGTTATGAAAGAGATCAAACACCCCAACCTTGTGCAATTGTTAg GTGTGTGTACACGGGAGCCACCGTTTTACATCATCACAGAGTTCATGACCCACGGGAACCTCCTCGACTACCTGAGAGAGTGCAATAGAGAGGAGGTGAACGCCGTGGTGCTGCTTCACATGGCCACGCAGATCTCCTCTGCCatggagtacctggagaaaaaaaactttatccACAG GGACTTAGCTGCCCGTAACTGTCTGGTTGGGGAGAACCACCTGGTGAAGGTGGCCGACTTTGGTCTGAGCAGGTTAATGACAGGAGACACCTACACAGCTCACGCCGGAGCCAAGTTCCCCATCAAGTGGACCGCTCCCGAGAGTCTGGCCTACAACAAGTTCTCCATTAAGTCTGACGTCTGGG CATTCGGTGTGCTGCTGTGGGAGATCGCCACCTACGGCATGTCTCCTTACCCCGGCATTGACCTGTCCCAGGTCTACGAGCTGCTGGAGAAAGACTATCGTATGGACCGACCCGAGGGCTGCCCCGAGAAGGTCTACGAGCTCATGAGGGCCT GTTGGAGGTGGAACCCTTCAGAACGCCCCTCCTTTGCTGAAACACACCAAGCTTTTGAAACCATGTTCCAGGAGTCCAGCATTTCTGATG AGGTGGAAAAGGAGCTGGGCAAGAAAGGGAAGAAGTCGACATTAGGCCCCACCCAGAAAGCTCCAGAGCTGCCCACCAAGACCAGAACCCTCCGCAAGAACATGGACAACCGGGATGGAGACAGTCCAG ACCCAACAGACCCAGAGGCAGCTGTGTCATCACCCATGCTTCCCAGGAAAGCGCGTCCCCTCCTGGACAACAACCTGAATGAGGATGACCGCTTGCTACCCAAAGACAAGGACAAGACCCGCGGCAGTGGTCTCCTCAGCCTcatcaagaaaaagaaaaagaacgcACCAGCTCCGCCCAAACGCAGCTCCTCTTTCAGAGAGATGGACGTCCACCATGACAGGAGGGGCGTGACTCCAGATCTTAGGGATACTGACAACTTCAACAATGGTGCATCTCTGGCCATTAATGACAACACGCATGGCCATGACTCCTCTAAGTTCCTGAATACTAACAATAATGGGCCAGGGGGCATGACCAACGGGGCTCCTACCTACCCAGGACCATTATTCCCCAGGAAGAAGGGAGCTCCTGCTGTGCCTGGCCCAGGAGGCAAGGCAGCTACCACACCACCAAGCGAGGAGGAATCCATGTCCAACTCCAAGCGTTTTCTCTGGTCCTCTAGCATGCCCTCTGGCTCGAATGGTAAAGAATGGAGGTCTGTCACCCTGCCACGAGACTTGGGCCAGCGCCACTTTGACTCAGGTACCTTCGGGGGCAAGCCAGCTCTGCCGCGCAAGAGAACCAGTGAGCAGAAAGGGGAGAACACCCCTCGGATGGGCACCCTGACGCCACCACCACGTCTGACCACCTCATCAGACGTTTCCTCTGCCTTCTTAGGCAAAGACACTGATCCCAGCCCTGGTTCCAGTCCTCAGGCTTTAACACCTAAGGCGGTCAGGAGACCAGGTTTACCGGGGCTGGAGAATTCCAAAACCAGCGCTCTGCACGCCGAGCTCCTCAAGCCCAATGTGTTCCCCGCTATGGGTGCAGCTGGAGAAGAGTGCAGGGCCCGCAGGAACAAGCACGCTGGGGACTCCTCATCTGTcagggaaagaggaaagataCAGAAACCCAAGCCAGCCCCGCCTCCGCCACCCACCAATTCCAAAACGGGCAAGATCTCCCGCAGCCCCACTCAAGATCTCCCTTCCCCCTCGTCCACCACTTCAGACTTCAAAGCTAAGGGTCTCCCCTCCGTCTCAGAGCCCCACCACACAACCACTGCCAGTGACCAAGCCCGTTCAGCACTCAGTGAGGGCTCCAAGAAGCTGCCTCTGGGCTCCACTTCCAAACCTCAACCGTTGaagacctcctcctcctccccctcagtgTCCACCTCCCTCTCTAGCCAGAGTCTAGgaggcttctcctcctccctctcctctcccggCGATCAGAGCTCGCCCACCGCTTTCATCCCCTTAGTGAACACTCGACGTTCCCTCCGCAAGACTGCGCCCCGCCAGGCCTCTGAGCGCACCCCCAACTCAGCCGTGACGCGCGAAATGGTGCTGGAGGGCACCGAGTTGCTCCGGGCTGCCATTTACCGCAACTCGGAGCAGACTGGCAGCCACAGCGCTGTGCTGGAGGCCGGCAAGAACCTGTCGAAATACTGCGTGAGCTACGTCGACTCCATCCAACAGATGAGGAACAAGTTCGCCTTCCGCGAGGCCATCAACAAGCTTGAGTGCAGCCTGCGGGAGCTGCAAATCTGCCCCACTGCCACAGGGGGCGCCAATTCACAGCAGGACTTCAGCAAGCTGCTGTCCTCTGTCAAAGAAATCAGTGACATCGTTCAGAGGTAG
- the abl1 gene encoding tyrosine-protein kinase ABL1 isoform X3, translated as MKMLEICLKLVGCKSKKGLSSSSSCYLEEALQRPDFEGQGLTEAARWNSKENLLAGPSENDPNLFVALYDFVASGDNTLSITKGEKLRVLGYNHNGEWCEAQTKNGQGWVPSNYITPVNSLEKHSWYHGPVSRNAAEYLLSSGINGSFLVRESESSPGQRSISLRYEGRVYHYRINTASDGKLYVSSESRFNTLAELVHHHSTVADGLITTLHYPAPKRNKPTIYGVSPNYDKWEMERTDITMKHKLGGGQYGEVYEGVWKKYNLTVAVKTLKEDTMEVEEFLKEAAVMKEIKHPNLVQLLGVCTREPPFYIITEFMTHGNLLDYLRECNREEVNAVVLLHMATQISSAMEYLEKKNFIHRDLAARNCLVGENHLVKVADFGLSRLMTGDTYTAHAGAKFPIKWTAPESLAYNKFSIKSDVWAFGVLLWEIATYGMSPYPGIDLSQVYELLEKDYRMDRPEGCPEKVYELMRACWRWNPSERPSFAETHQAFETMFQESSISDEVEKELGKKGKKSTLGPTQKAPELPTKTRTLRKNMDNRDGDSPDPTDPEAAVSSPMLPRKARPLLDNNLNEDDRLLPKDKDKTRGSGLLSLIKKKKKNAPAPPKRSSSFREMDVHHDRRGVTPDLRDTDNFNNGASLAINDNTHGHDSSKFLNTNNNGPGGMTNGAPTYPGPLFPRKKGAPAVPGPGGKAATTPPSEEESMSNSKRFLWSSSMPSGSNGKEWRSVTLPRDLGQRHFDSGTFGGKPALPRKRTSEQKGENTPRMGTLTPPPRLTTSSDVSSAFLGKDTDPSPGSSPQALTPKAVRRPGLPGLENSKTSALHAELLKPNVFPAMGAAGEECRARRNKHAGDSSSVRERGKIQKPKPAPPPPPTNSKTGKISRSPTQDLPSPSSTTSDFKAKGLPSVSEPHHTTTASDQARSALSEGSKKLPLGSTSKPQPLKTSSSSPSVSTSLSSQSLGGFSSSLSSPGDQSSPTAFIPLVNTRRSLRKTAPRQASERTPNSAVTREMVLEGTELLRAAIYRNSEQTGSHSAVLEAGKNLSKYCVSYVDSIQQMRNKFAFREAINKLECSLRELQICPTATGGANSQQDFSKLLSSVKEISDIVQR; from the exons aAGCTCTCCAAAGGCCAGACTTCGAGGGTCAGGGTCTGACAGAAGCGGCCCGGTGGAACTCCAAAGAGAATCTGTTGGCTGGACCCAGTGAGAATGACCCCAACCTGTTTGTGGCACTCTACGACTTTGTGGCCAGTGGCGACAACACACTCAGCATTACCAAAG GAGAGAAGCTGCGCGTGCTGGGTTACAACCACAATGGCGAGTGGTGCGAGGCACAGACCAAGAATGGCCAGGGTTGGGTGCCATCCAACTACATCACACCGGTCAACAGCCTGGAGAAGCACAGCTGGTACCACGGACCCGTGTCACGCAATGCTGCAGAGTACCTGCTCAGCTCGGGCATCAACGGAAGCTTTCTGGTCCGCGAGAGCGAGAGCAGCCCCGGTCAGAGGTCAATATCTCTGCGGTACGAGGGGAGAGTCTACCATTACAGGATTAACACTGCGTCTGATGGCAAG CTGTACGTCTCGTCAGAAAGCCGTTTCAACACACTGGCGGAGCTGGTGCACCACCACTCCACAGTGGCCGATGGCCTCATCACCACGCTACACTACCCGGCGCCGAAGCGCAACAAGCCTACCATCTACGGGGTTTCCCCCAACTATGATAAGTGGGAGATGGAGCGCACTGACATCACCATGAAGCACAAGCTGGGCGGGGGCCAGTACGGGGAGGTGTACGAGGGCGTGTGGAAGAAGTACAACCTCACCGTGGCCGTCAAGACACTCAAG GAGGACAcgatggaggtggaggagtttCTTAAAGAGGCTGCTGTTATGAAAGAGATCAAACACCCCAACCTTGTGCAATTGTTAg GTGTGTGTACACGGGAGCCACCGTTTTACATCATCACAGAGTTCATGACCCACGGGAACCTCCTCGACTACCTGAGAGAGTGCAATAGAGAGGAGGTGAACGCCGTGGTGCTGCTTCACATGGCCACGCAGATCTCCTCTGCCatggagtacctggagaaaaaaaactttatccACAG GGACTTAGCTGCCCGTAACTGTCTGGTTGGGGAGAACCACCTGGTGAAGGTGGCCGACTTTGGTCTGAGCAGGTTAATGACAGGAGACACCTACACAGCTCACGCCGGAGCCAAGTTCCCCATCAAGTGGACCGCTCCCGAGAGTCTGGCCTACAACAAGTTCTCCATTAAGTCTGACGTCTGGG CATTCGGTGTGCTGCTGTGGGAGATCGCCACCTACGGCATGTCTCCTTACCCCGGCATTGACCTGTCCCAGGTCTACGAGCTGCTGGAGAAAGACTATCGTATGGACCGACCCGAGGGCTGCCCCGAGAAGGTCTACGAGCTCATGAGGGCCT GTTGGAGGTGGAACCCTTCAGAACGCCCCTCCTTTGCTGAAACACACCAAGCTTTTGAAACCATGTTCCAGGAGTCCAGCATTTCTGATG AGGTGGAAAAGGAGCTGGGCAAGAAAGGGAAGAAGTCGACATTAGGCCCCACCCAGAAAGCTCCAGAGCTGCCCACCAAGACCAGAACCCTCCGCAAGAACATGGACAACCGGGATGGAGACAGTCCAG ACCCAACAGACCCAGAGGCAGCTGTGTCATCACCCATGCTTCCCAGGAAAGCGCGTCCCCTCCTGGACAACAACCTGAATGAGGATGACCGCTTGCTACCCAAAGACAAGGACAAGACCCGCGGCAGTGGTCTCCTCAGCCTcatcaagaaaaagaaaaagaacgcACCAGCTCCGCCCAAACGCAGCTCCTCTTTCAGAGAGATGGACGTCCACCATGACAGGAGGGGCGTGACTCCAGATCTTAGGGATACTGACAACTTCAACAATGGTGCATCTCTGGCCATTAATGACAACACGCATGGCCATGACTCCTCTAAGTTCCTGAATACTAACAATAATGGGCCAGGGGGCATGACCAACGGGGCTCCTACCTACCCAGGACCATTATTCCCCAGGAAGAAGGGAGCTCCTGCTGTGCCTGGCCCAGGAGGCAAGGCAGCTACCACACCACCAAGCGAGGAGGAATCCATGTCCAACTCCAAGCGTTTTCTCTGGTCCTCTAGCATGCCCTCTGGCTCGAATGGTAAAGAATGGAGGTCTGTCACCCTGCCACGAGACTTGGGCCAGCGCCACTTTGACTCAGGTACCTTCGGGGGCAAGCCAGCTCTGCCGCGCAAGAGAACCAGTGAGCAGAAAGGGGAGAACACCCCTCGGATGGGCACCCTGACGCCACCACCACGTCTGACCACCTCATCAGACGTTTCCTCTGCCTTCTTAGGCAAAGACACTGATCCCAGCCCTGGTTCCAGTCCTCAGGCTTTAACACCTAAGGCGGTCAGGAGACCAGGTTTACCGGGGCTGGAGAATTCCAAAACCAGCGCTCTGCACGCCGAGCTCCTCAAGCCCAATGTGTTCCCCGCTATGGGTGCAGCTGGAGAAGAGTGCAGGGCCCGCAGGAACAAGCACGCTGGGGACTCCTCATCTGTcagggaaagaggaaagataCAGAAACCCAAGCCAGCCCCGCCTCCGCCACCCACCAATTCCAAAACGGGCAAGATCTCCCGCAGCCCCACTCAAGATCTCCCTTCCCCCTCGTCCACCACTTCAGACTTCAAAGCTAAGGGTCTCCCCTCCGTCTCAGAGCCCCACCACACAACCACTGCCAGTGACCAAGCCCGTTCAGCACTCAGTGAGGGCTCCAAGAAGCTGCCTCTGGGCTCCACTTCCAAACCTCAACCGTTGaagacctcctcctcctccccctcagtgTCCACCTCCCTCTCTAGCCAGAGTCTAGgaggcttctcctcctccctctcctctcccggCGATCAGAGCTCGCCCACCGCTTTCATCCCCTTAGTGAACACTCGACGTTCCCTCCGCAAGACTGCGCCCCGCCAGGCCTCTGAGCGCACCCCCAACTCAGCCGTGACGCGCGAAATGGTGCTGGAGGGCACCGAGTTGCTCCGGGCTGCCATTTACCGCAACTCGGAGCAGACTGGCAGCCACAGCGCTGTGCTGGAGGCCGGCAAGAACCTGTCGAAATACTGCGTGAGCTACGTCGACTCCATCCAACAGATGAGGAACAAGTTCGCCTTCCGCGAGGCCATCAACAAGCTTGAGTGCAGCCTGCGGGAGCTGCAAATCTGCCCCACTGCCACAGGGGGCGCCAATTCACAGCAGGACTTCAGCAAGCTGCTGTCCTCTGTCAAAGAAATCAGTGACATCGTTCAGAGGTAG